Below is a window of Streptomyces genisteinicus DNA.
GGCCGGCGTCTACGCCCAGTGCACCGACACCTCCCGCGTCGTCCACCGGCAGCAGGTCCGGGACGGCGTCTGGCTGGTCACCGGGCCCGGCGGGCGCGGCATGACCTGTTCCCCGGCGATCGCCGAGACCACCGCGAACACCCTTGGCTGGTGACTGAGTTGAACCCCGCAACGCCGCCCCCGCACGCTCCCGCGACCGCCCCGCACGCCCCGGCGGCCGCCCCGAACCCCGCGACGCCGCCCCCGCACGCTCCCGCGGCCGCCCGGACGCCCCGCATCCGGCTGGTCGTCCTCGACATGGCCGGCACCACCGTCGCCGACGGCGGCCTCGTCGAGGACGCCTTCTCGCGCGCCGCCGAACGGCTCGGGGTCGAGCCCGGCACCGACGACCACGCCGAGAAGCTCCGGTACGTCCGCGCCACCATGGGAGAGTCGAAGATCACCGTCTTCCGCGCGCTGTTCCACGACGAGGCCAGGGCGCAGCAGGCCAACGCCGCGTTCGAGGAGGAGTACGGCCGGCTCGTCGCCGGCGGCCGCGTCGCCCCCGTCCCCGGCGCACGCGAGGCCGTCGAGGAACTCGCCGCCGCGGGCCGCACGGTCGTGCTGAGCACCGGCTTCGCCCGCGTCACCCAGGACGCCCTCCTCGACGCGCTCGGCTGGCGCGGCCTCGTCGGGCTCACCCTCTGCCCCGCCGACGCGGGCGGCCGCGGCCGCCCCTGGCCCGATCTGGTGCTCCACGCCCTGCTGCGCACCCGTGCCGCGGACGACGTCCGCGAGGTCGCCGTGGCCGGCGACACCGCCTACGACATGCTCAGCGGCCTACGCGCCGGGGCCGGAGTCGTCGCGGGTGTGCTCACCGGCGCGCACGACGAGCAGACACTGCGCGCGGCGGGCGCCACCCACGTCCTCGGCTCCGTCGCCGGACTGCCCGCCCTGATCGACGGGACGGGCTGATGGACGGCGGCATCCGCTTCGACGGCGTCACCGTCGCCTACGACGGCACTGTCGTCCTCGACCACCTCGACCTCACCGTCGAGCCCGGTGAGGTCATGGCCCTGCTCGGCCCCTCCGGCTCCGGCAAGACCACCGCGCTGCGCGCCGTCGCCGGCTTCGTACGCCCCGCCTCCGGCCGCGTGTTCCTCGGCGGCCGCGACGTGACCGGCCTGCCACCGCACCGCCGCGGCATCGGCATGGTCGTGCAGAGCTACGCGCTCTTCCCGCACCTGTCGGTCGCCGAGAACGTCGCCTTCGGTCTCCGGGCCCGCAAGGAACCCCGGGCCGCGATATCCGGACGGGTCGCCGATGCCCTGGAGATGACCGGTATGGCGGACTTCGCCCGCCGGTACCCGCGCGAGCTCTCCGGCGGCCAGCAGCAGCGCGTCGCCATCGCCCGGGCGCTCGCCGTACGGCCCGGTGTGCTGCTCCTGGACGAGCCGCTGTCCGCGCTGGACGCCCGGCTGCGCTCCGACATGCTCGCCGAACTCGCCCGCATTCACCGCGAACTGCCCGACGTCACGATCCTCTACGTCACCCACGACCAGGTCGAGGCGCTCACGCTCGCCGACCGGATCGCGGTCATGGACCGGGCACGGCTGAGGGATTGCGGCACCCCGCAGGAGCTGTACCGCAGCCCCCGCACCGAGTTCACCGCCTCCTTCGTCGGCAACGCCAACCTGCTGCCGGTCTCCCTCGGTCCGGCCGGCTCGGTCGTCCTCGACGGTGTTCCGCTCACGGTGTCCGGACGCAGCGGCGCCTGCCCCGGCACCACCGCCACCCTCTGCGTACGCCCCCACCTCGTCGGACTCGGCGAGGGCCCCAACACGCTCCACGGCAGCGTCACCGAGGTCCAGTGGCGCGGCGCGACCCACCGCGTCCACGTCGACGTCGGCGGCCGGCCCCTGATGGCCGACGTGCGCGAACTGCGCGAGCCCCCGGCCGTCGGCGACCGGATCGCGCTGCACTTCGCCCCCGAGGACGGGGTGCTGCTCGGCGCGGGGGCCGCACATGGCTAGGCCGCCCGCCACCTCGGCGGACGCCGCCGTCCCCGTACCCCGGCCCGCCCTCTCGCCGGACGCCGCTCGCCCCGGCACGGGGACCTCCGCGCAGACGGCCTCCGAGGATGCGGCGCGGCCGGCTGGGACGACGTCCGCGACGCCTGCCCCGGCGGCCGCCCCGCGCGGTACCCGGATGCGCACGGCACCGCTCTGGGCCCTGCCGCCCCTCGCCGTGCTCGGCCTCGTCTTCCTCTACCCGCTCGCCCTCGTCGTCCAGCAGTCCCTCCAGCCCGCCACGGGCGGCACCACGCTCCGGCCGTACGCCGACGTGTTCGCCTCAGGCGCCTTCAGGGAGGCGCTCGGCACCACCGTGTGGCTGGCCGTCGGCTCGACCGCCGGATGCGTCGTCCTCGGCTTCCTCCTCGCGCTCGTCGTCGCCTTCGTGCCCTTCCCCGGGGCCCGCTCGGTCTCCCGGTTCATCGACGTCTTCCTCTCCTTCCCGTCGTTCCTCATCACGCTCGCGCTGCTGTTCGTCTACGGCACCGTGGGCATGGCCAACGGGCTGTGGACCGACGTGACCGGGGACGCCGCCGGGCCCTTCCGGTTCCTGACCACGCCATGGGGCGTGCTCCTGGCGGAGATCACGTACTTCACACCGTTCGTGATGCGCCCGCTGCTCGCCGCCTTCTCCCAGCTGGACACCGCGCAGATCGAGGCCGCCGCCTCGCTCGGCGCCCGCGCCCCGCGCATCGTCCGGCAGGTGATCCTCCCCGAGGCGCTGCCGGCG
It encodes the following:
- a CDS encoding phosphonatase-like hydrolase, which produces MRLVVLDMAGTTVADGGLVEDAFSRAAERLGVEPGTDDHAEKLRYVRATMGESKITVFRALFHDEARAQQANAAFEEEYGRLVAGGRVAPVPGAREAVEELAAAGRTVVLSTGFARVTQDALLDALGWRGLVGLTLCPADAGGRGRPWPDLVLHALLRTRAADDVREVAVAGDTAYDMLSGLRAGAGVVAGVLTGAHDEQTLRAAGATHVLGSVAGLPALIDGTG
- a CDS encoding ABC transporter ATP-binding protein; protein product: MDGGIRFDGVTVAYDGTVVLDHLDLTVEPGEVMALLGPSGSGKTTALRAVAGFVRPASGRVFLGGRDVTGLPPHRRGIGMVVQSYALFPHLSVAENVAFGLRARKEPRAAISGRVADALEMTGMADFARRYPRELSGGQQQRVAIARALAVRPGVLLLDEPLSALDARLRSDMLAELARIHRELPDVTILYVTHDQVEALTLADRIAVMDRARLRDCGTPQELYRSPRTEFTASFVGNANLLPVSLGPAGSVVLDGVPLTVSGRSGACPGTTATLCVRPHLVGLGEGPNTLHGSVTEVQWRGATHRVHVDVGGRPLMADVRELREPPAVGDRIALHFAPEDGVLLGAGAAHG
- a CDS encoding 2-aminoethylphosphonate ABC transporter permease subunit; the encoded protein is MARPPATSADAAVPVPRPALSPDAARPGTGTSAQTASEDAARPAGTTSATPAPAAAPRGTRMRTAPLWALPPLAVLGLVFLYPLALVVQQSLQPATGGTTLRPYADVFASGAFREALGTTVWLAVGSTAGCVVLGFLLALVVAFVPFPGARSVSRFIDVFLSFPSFLITLALLFVYGTVGMANGLWTDVTGDAAGPFRFLTTPWGVLLAEITYFTPFVMRPLLAAFSQLDTAQIEAAASLGARAPRIVRQVILPEALPALAAGGSLVLVLSMNEFGIVLFTGAKDVTTLPMLVYSKAILESDYPAACVVAVVNIAISVGLYGLYRVVSRRARA